Proteins from a genomic interval of Microbacterium esteraromaticum:
- a CDS encoding Fur family transcriptional regulator — protein sequence MSSPALADFPALLRGAGLRVTTQRVHVLDALRRHPHSSADTIFAGIRDSLPGIAAGTVHGILNDLTDAGVVRRVSLPDVGSALYELQGDDNHHHLQCVQCGRVEDVPCAIGAAPCLHPSHDHGMRILEAAVTYRALCPECERNGNG from the coding sequence ATGTCCTCCCCCGCGCTCGCCGACTTCCCCGCGCTGCTGCGCGGCGCCGGCCTGCGCGTGACGACGCAACGGGTGCACGTACTCGACGCTCTTCGTCGGCATCCGCACTCCTCCGCCGACACGATCTTCGCCGGCATCCGCGACAGCCTTCCCGGCATCGCCGCAGGCACCGTTCACGGCATCCTGAACGACCTGACCGACGCCGGCGTCGTCCGCCGTGTCAGCCTGCCCGACGTCGGCAGCGCCCTTTACGAACTGCAGGGCGACGACAACCACCACCACCTGCAATGCGTGCAGTGCGGTCGTGTCGAGGACGTCCCCTGTGCGATCGGCGCGGCCCCCTGCCTTCATCCCTCTCACGACCACGGCATGCGAATCCTCGAAGCCGCGGTCACCTACCGAGCCCTCTGTCCCGAATGCGAAAGGAACGGCAATGGCTGA
- a CDS encoding AAA family ATPase has protein sequence MNATTPTDDDSLRQAMHRVRTEVDKAVVGQAGTVTGLLVALLARGHVLLEGVPGVAKTLVVRSFARAVGLDTKRVQFTPDLMPGDVTGSLVYDARTGEFEFRPGPVFTHILLADEINRTPPKTQAALLEAMEERQVSADGASRTLPDPFLVAATQNPIEHEGTYTLPEAQLDRFLMKLVVGMPERDAEVSVLRLHADGFSPRLLTGVSAVVTADEIRAAQDAAARVQVTDDVLGYVVDLARATRSAPSVELGASPRAATALLAAAKAWAWLNASSAVTPDHVQTMLMPTWRHRLQLRPDAQMEGVTADAVLQSVVQQTRVPI, from the coding sequence ATGAACGCCACGACACCCACCGATGACGACTCGCTGCGTCAGGCGATGCACCGGGTGCGCACCGAAGTCGACAAGGCCGTGGTCGGCCAGGCCGGCACGGTCACCGGTCTGCTCGTCGCTCTGCTCGCCCGCGGGCACGTACTGCTGGAGGGTGTCCCCGGCGTGGCGAAGACACTGGTCGTGCGCAGCTTCGCGCGGGCTGTCGGCCTGGACACGAAGCGCGTGCAGTTCACCCCCGATCTGATGCCCGGTGATGTCACGGGTTCGCTGGTGTACGACGCGCGCACCGGAGAGTTCGAGTTCCGTCCCGGCCCCGTCTTCACCCACATTCTGCTCGCGGACGAGATCAACCGCACGCCGCCGAAGACCCAGGCGGCGCTGCTGGAGGCCATGGAGGAGCGCCAGGTCTCGGCAGATGGCGCGAGCCGCACGTTGCCCGACCCGTTCCTCGTCGCCGCGACACAGAACCCGATCGAACACGAGGGCACCTACACGCTGCCCGAGGCGCAGTTGGACCGCTTTCTGATGAAGCTGGTCGTCGGGATGCCCGAGCGTGACGCCGAGGTGTCGGTACTGCGTCTGCACGCCGACGGGTTCTCGCCCCGCCTGCTCACGGGTGTCTCGGCGGTCGTCACCGCCGACGAGATCCGCGCCGCACAGGACGCCGCGGCCCGAGTGCAGGTCACCGACGATGTGCTGGGCTATGTCGTCGATCTCGCGCGCGCCACCCGCAGTGCGCCGTCGGTCGAGCTGGGAGCGAGCCCGCGCGCCGCGACCGCGCTGCTGGCCGCGGCCAAGGCGTGGGCCTGGCTGAACGCATCCAGCGCCGTTACCCCCGACCATGTGCAGACCATGCTCATGCCGACGTGGCGCCACCGCCTGCAGTTGCGTCCGGACGCGCAGATGGAGGGCGTCACCGCGGATGCCGTGCTGCAGTCGGTCGTGCAGCAGACTCGGGTACCGATCTGA
- a CDS encoding catalase, which translates to MADKPATTTQTGTPVASDAHSLTVGADGVTALHDRYLVEKLASFNRERVPERNPHAKGGGAFGEFEVTEDVSAYTRAAVFQPGAKSETLLRFSSVAGEQGSPDTWRDVRGFSLRFYTTEGNLDIVGNNTPTFFIRDGIKFPDFIHSQKRLGGSGLRNADMQWDFWTLSPESAHQVTYLMGDRGLSRSWRHVNGYGSHTYQWVNAAGERFWVKYHFLSQQGVEPMFADEAERIAGADADYYRRDLYQAIENGDFPKWDVYVQVMPYEDAKTYRFNPFDLTKTWPKADYPRIKVGTFTLNRNPQNFFAEIEQAAFSPGNQVPGTGISPDKMLMARVFSYPDAQRYRIGANYNQLPVNQPHAAEVRNYMHEGQMQYHFNPAEHRVYTPNSYGAVGGPEADPLLGVEASWESDGELVRSAATLRQDDGDFVQAGILYREVFSDEERERFVETLVGQYSGLTVPAIQERFFWYWGQVDQALGEQLRARTAAQVNA; encoded by the coding sequence ATGGCTGACAAGCCCGCAACCACCACTCAGACAGGAACCCCGGTCGCCAGCGACGCGCACTCGCTCACCGTGGGCGCCGACGGCGTCACCGCGCTGCACGACCGCTACCTGGTCGAGAAGCTCGCGTCGTTCAACCGCGAGCGCGTTCCGGAGCGCAACCCGCATGCCAAGGGCGGCGGTGCCTTCGGTGAGTTCGAGGTCACCGAGGACGTCTCGGCGTACACCCGCGCCGCGGTCTTCCAGCCCGGAGCCAAGAGCGAGACGCTGCTGCGCTTCTCGTCGGTCGCCGGTGAGCAGGGCTCGCCCGACACCTGGCGCGACGTGCGCGGCTTCTCGCTGCGCTTCTACACCACCGAGGGCAACCTCGACATCGTCGGCAACAACACCCCGACGTTCTTCATCCGCGACGGCATCAAGTTCCCCGACTTCATCCACTCGCAGAAGCGCCTGGGCGGTTCGGGCCTGCGCAACGCTGACATGCAGTGGGACTTCTGGACCCTCTCGCCCGAGTCGGCCCACCAGGTGACCTACCTCATGGGCGACCGCGGCCTGTCGCGCTCGTGGCGTCACGTCAACGGCTACGGCTCGCACACCTACCAGTGGGTCAACGCCGCCGGCGAGCGCTTCTGGGTCAAGTACCACTTCCTGTCCCAGCAGGGCGTCGAGCCGATGTTCGCCGACGAGGCCGAGCGCATCGCCGGCGCGGACGCCGACTACTACCGTCGCGACCTGTACCAGGCCATCGAGAACGGCGACTTCCCGAAGTGGGACGTCTACGTGCAGGTCATGCCCTACGAGGACGCCAAGACGTACCGCTTCAACCCGTTCGACCTCACCAAGACGTGGCCAAAGGCCGACTACCCGCGCATCAAGGTGGGCACGTTCACGCTGAATCGCAACCCGCAGAACTTCTTCGCCGAGATCGAGCAGGCCGCCTTCTCGCCCGGCAACCAGGTTCCCGGCACCGGCATCTCGCCCGACAAGATGCTCATGGCCCGCGTGTTCTCGTACCCCGACGCGCAGCGCTACCGCATCGGCGCGAACTACAACCAGCTGCCGGTGAACCAGCCGCACGCAGCTGAAGTGCGCAACTACATGCACGAGGGTCAGATGCAGTACCACTTCAACCCCGCCGAGCACCGCGTCTACACCCCCAACTCGTACGGTGCCGTCGGCGGCCCCGAGGCCGACCCGCTGCTCGGTGTCGAAGCCAGCTGGGAGTCCGACGGCGAGCTCGTGCGCTCGGCCGCGACGCTGCGCCAGGACGACGGTGATTTCGTCCAGGCCGGCATCCTGTACCGCGAGGTCTTCTCGGACGAGGAGCGCGAGCGCTTCGTCGAGACCCTCGTCGGGCAGTACAGCGGCCTGACGGTGCCCGCGATCCAGGAGCGCTTCTTCTGGTACTGGGGCCAGGTCGACCAGGCTCTGGGCGAGCAGCTGCGCGCCCGTACCGCTGCGCAGGTCAACGCGTAG
- a CDS encoding DUF58 domain-containing protein yields MFVSALLAPLIALGVVPVVLLSSIGVSPWLSTLGWLLLCAALVATDVVLSAAPRAVAITRRVPERARLGEPVTASVAVQNLGTRTVHGWLRDAWQPTAGAPDSRSPLSIPPGERRRVHIELHPRRRGELRSEFVVVRSRGPLGLGGRQSRHDVPGALRVLPAFTSRKHLPSRLARLRELDGNTSIQVRGQGTEFDSLREYVRGDDIRSIDWRATARAGTTMLRTWRPERDRQVVIVIDTGRTAAARVGDGTRLDASIEAALLLAALASRAGDHVHLLMYDRVARARVSGVDGASLLPALTDAMAPVHPRLVDTDWASAFAAVRSLTTRPSLIVVLTAQDAAESARGFLGAFPTPSRATTVLVGSVTDEEVEQLARQRASRADVYLAAAAEQTLRDARTVSDAIRRAGSEAIAADPEALPPRIADRYLELKAAGRL; encoded by the coding sequence ATGTTCGTCTCTGCACTGCTCGCTCCGCTGATCGCGCTGGGCGTCGTCCCGGTCGTGCTGCTGAGCAGCATCGGCGTCTCCCCCTGGCTGTCGACACTGGGGTGGTTGTTGCTATGCGCCGCGCTGGTCGCGACGGACGTTGTGCTGTCCGCCGCCCCGCGCGCTGTCGCGATCACCCGGCGGGTGCCGGAGCGGGCGCGCCTCGGCGAGCCGGTCACGGCGAGCGTCGCGGTGCAGAACCTCGGCACTCGCACGGTGCACGGCTGGTTGCGGGATGCCTGGCAGCCCACCGCGGGCGCCCCGGACAGCCGTTCCCCCCTGAGCATCCCGCCGGGTGAGCGTCGCCGCGTGCACATCGAGTTGCATCCTCGGCGACGTGGCGAACTGCGCAGCGAGTTCGTCGTGGTGCGTTCGCGAGGCCCGCTGGGGCTGGGCGGTCGCCAGTCCCGGCACGACGTGCCCGGCGCGCTGCGGGTGCTCCCCGCCTTCACGTCGCGCAAGCACCTACCGTCACGCCTCGCTCGTCTGCGCGAACTGGATGGGAACACGTCAATCCAGGTGCGCGGGCAGGGCACCGAGTTCGACTCGCTGCGCGAGTATGTGCGCGGTGACGACATCCGCTCGATCGATTGGCGGGCAACGGCGCGCGCCGGCACCACCATGCTGCGCACGTGGCGTCCCGAGCGCGACCGCCAGGTGGTGATCGTGATCGACACCGGCCGCACGGCAGCGGCTCGCGTCGGCGACGGGACGCGCCTGGATGCCTCTATCGAGGCCGCTCTGCTGCTGGCCGCTCTCGCGAGCCGTGCCGGTGACCATGTGCATCTGCTGATGTACGACCGCGTCGCCCGGGCGCGCGTGAGCGGTGTCGATGGTGCGAGCCTGCTCCCCGCGCTCACGGACGCCATGGCGCCGGTGCACCCCCGTCTGGTTGACACCGACTGGGCGAGCGCGTTCGCCGCTGTGCGTTCGCTGACGACGCGCCCGTCGCTGATCGTCGTGCTCACCGCGCAGGATGCAGCCGAGTCGGCCCGTGGTTTCCTCGGTGCCTTCCCCACCCCCTCGCGCGCGACGACGGTGTTGGTCGGTTCAGTCACCGATGAAGAAGTCGAACAGCTCGCTCGGCAACGAGCGTCGCGCGCCGATGTCTACCTGGCCGCCGCCGCCGAGCAGACACTGCGAGACGCGCGGACCGTGTCGGATGCCATCCGCCGTGCCGGCAGCGAGGCGATCGCCGCCGACCCCGAAGCGCTACCACCCCGAATCGCCGACCGCTATCTGGAGCTGAAGGCCGCCGGACGCCTGTAA